In Kushneria marisflavi, the following are encoded in one genomic region:
- the miaA gene encoding tRNA (adenosine(37)-N6)-dimethylallyltransferase MiaA has translation MNITASGPPVIMLMGPTAVGKTDLAIELHEQLGVELISVDSALVYRGMDIGTAKPSRLELARAPHRLIDIRDPSEPYSGVAFRDDALGCIKDITARGRVPLLVGGTMLYFRLLTEGAADMPQADPDIRQALREMLERGGPGALHDELSRVDPEAAARLHPNDPQRLMRALEVYRVSGETLSAHWARQAPVTLPFTPHPIALLPGDRQQLHTRIGQRLDKMFADGFVEEVEGLRARGDLSPDLPSMKSVGYRQVWEGLDRGDDRPQMAFKALTATRQLAKRQMTWLRRWPGALQLDPQDAAIVPRLLKIVRDIGT, from the coding sequence TCATCATGCTGATGGGGCCCACGGCCGTCGGCAAGACCGATCTGGCCATCGAACTCCACGAGCAGCTCGGGGTAGAGCTGATCAGCGTCGATTCAGCGCTGGTCTACAGAGGCATGGATATCGGGACCGCCAAGCCATCAAGGCTGGAGCTTGCCCGGGCGCCGCACCGGCTGATCGATATCCGGGATCCGTCCGAGCCCTATTCAGGTGTTGCCTTTCGCGACGATGCGCTCGGGTGCATCAAAGACATCACCGCCCGCGGTCGAGTGCCGCTGCTGGTCGGTGGGACGATGCTCTATTTTCGTCTTCTGACGGAAGGCGCCGCCGATATGCCTCAGGCCGACCCTGACATTCGTCAGGCGCTGCGGGAGATGCTTGAAAGAGGCGGCCCCGGCGCCCTGCACGATGAGCTTTCCCGAGTGGACCCCGAGGCCGCCGCGCGGCTTCACCCCAACGATCCGCAGCGACTCATGCGCGCTCTGGAAGTTTATCGTGTCAGCGGAGAGACGCTAAGCGCGCACTGGGCACGTCAAGCTCCCGTGACGCTGCCGTTTACGCCGCATCCGATTGCGCTATTGCCTGGCGATCGCCAACAGTTGCATACGCGGATCGGTCAGCGTCTTGACAAAATGTTTGCCGATGGCTTCGTTGAAGAGGTGGAAGGGCTTCGTGCTCGTGGCGATTTAAGCCCGGATTTACCTTCGATGAAAAGTGTGGGGTATCGTCAGGTGTGGGAAGGACTTGATCGCGGCGACGATCGCCCCCAAATGGCGTTCAAGGCACTGACTGCGACCCGGCAACTGGCGAAGCGTCAGATGACCTGGTTGCGGCGCTGGCCGGGCGCATTGCAGCTTGACCCGCAGGATGCCGCGATTGTGCCACGACTACTGAAAATCGTGCGCGACATCGGCACTTAG
- the hflX gene encoding ribosome rescue GTPase HflX, with product MFFERPDSGETAVLVHIDFQDSTEREDTSEFMELVRSAGAVPAALLTGSRRSPSPKLMIGEGKLEELREMLTTHHAELVIFNHSLSPSQERNLERALQCRVLDRTGLILDIFAQRARTHEGKLQVELAQLEYMSTRLVRGWTHLERQKGGIGLRGPGETQLETDRRLLRGRIKAIHKRLDRVRSQRDQNRRSRTRAEIPSVSLVGYTNAGKSTLFNALTNAEVYAADQLFATLDPTLRRLEISDVGPIVMADTVGFIRHLPHKLVEAFRATLQEAAEATLLVHVIDAADPQREAHIEQVNAVLDEIGAGEVPRLLVMNKTDLLGMSPRLERSGSDDAATVWLSAREGTGFDLLEQALSERLATDLVETTMRLEPSQGWLRAQLFSHDAVQEETFDEEGRTHLKVRLPRRDLLRLLSHADENPDDYLSQAEQGREQWQE from the coding sequence TTGTTTTTTGAACGCCCCGATTCGGGAGAAACGGCTGTCCTGGTGCATATCGATTTCCAGGACAGCACCGAGCGTGAAGACACTTCAGAGTTCATGGAGCTGGTTCGCAGCGCCGGTGCCGTACCGGCGGCGCTGCTGACAGGCAGTCGACGCTCTCCCAGCCCCAAGCTCATGATTGGTGAAGGCAAGCTCGAAGAGCTGCGCGAGATGCTGACCACGCATCACGCCGAGCTTGTCATCTTCAATCACTCCCTTTCGCCTTCTCAGGAACGAAATCTTGAGCGGGCCCTTCAGTGCCGCGTACTGGATCGTACCGGTCTGATTCTTGATATTTTTGCCCAGCGCGCAAGAACGCATGAAGGCAAGCTGCAAGTGGAACTCGCTCAGCTTGAGTACATGTCGACCCGTCTGGTGCGAGGCTGGACACACCTTGAGCGTCAGAAGGGGGGCATTGGTCTGCGCGGGCCCGGGGAAACCCAGCTCGAAACCGACCGACGCCTGCTGCGTGGACGAATCAAGGCCATTCACAAGCGCCTTGATCGGGTTCGCAGCCAACGCGACCAGAACCGCCGATCGCGTACAAGGGCAGAAATTCCCTCTGTCTCGCTGGTGGGCTACACCAACGCGGGCAAGTCGACGCTGTTCAATGCGCTGACCAATGCCGAGGTCTATGCCGCCGATCAGCTCTTTGCCACTCTGGACCCCACGCTCAGACGCCTTGAAATAAGTGATGTCGGCCCTATCGTCATGGCCGACACGGTCGGGTTTATCCGTCACCTGCCACACAAGCTGGTCGAAGCCTTTCGTGCCACGCTTCAGGAGGCCGCCGAGGCCACGCTGCTGGTGCATGTCATTGATGCGGCAGACCCTCAGCGCGAGGCACATATCGAGCAGGTCAATGCCGTGCTTGATGAGATTGGTGCCGGCGAAGTGCCAAGACTTCTGGTCATGAACAAGACCGATCTGCTGGGAATGTCGCCGCGCCTTGAGCGCAGTGGCAGTGACGATGCCGCGACCGTCTGGCTTTCTGCACGTGAGGGCACGGGGTTTGATCTGCTGGAGCAGGCGCTTTCAGAGCGACTCGCCACGGATCTGGTAGAGACCACCATGAGGCTTGAGCCCTCTCAGGGCTGGTTGCGGGCTCAGCTCTTTTCCCACGATGCCGTCCAGGAAGAAACCTTCGATGAAGAAGGTAGAACGCATTTAAAGGTTCGACTGCCACGTCGTGACCTGCTGCGTCTTCTTTCCCACGCTGATGAAAACCCGGATGATTACCTCTCTCAGGCAGAGCAGGGCCGGGAGCAGTGGCAGGAATAA
- the hfq gene encoding RNA chaperone Hfq produces MSKGQSLQDPYLNVLRKERIPVSIFLVNGIKLQGQIESFDQFVILLRNTVSQMVYKHAISTVVPARNVRLPAQDASAPGQEIQ; encoded by the coding sequence ATGTCCAAAGGACAATCCCTTCAGGATCCGTATCTGAATGTCCTGCGTAAGGAGCGTATCCCCGTCTCCATCTTTCTGGTCAACGGCATCAAGCTTCAGGGCCAGATCGAGTCCTTCGATCAATTTGTCATTCTGCTGCGTAATACCGTCAGTCAGATGGTGTACAAGCACGCCATTTCTACTGTCGTGCCTGCGCGTAACGTTCGTTTGCCGGCGCAGGATGCTTCTGCCCCCGGTCAGGAAATCCAATAG